A region from the Canis lupus dingo isolate Sandy chromosome X, ASM325472v2, whole genome shotgun sequence genome encodes:
- the ZCCHC12 gene encoding zinc finger CCHC domain-containing protein 12: MASIIARMAHSRRQNAPLPPWAHSMLRSLGRSLGPLMASMAERNMKVFSGRVVPAQGEETFENWLIQVNGALPDWSMSEEEKLKRLLKTLRGPAREVMLLLQAANPNLSVADFLRAMKLVFGESESSVSAHGKFFNTLQAQGEKASLYVIRLEVQLQNAIQAGIIAQKDANQTRLHQLLLGAELNGDLRFRLKHLLRMYANEQERLPNFLELIKMIREEEDWDDTFIKQKRPKRSESMVERATSPVACQSSPPIVVDGADCNVIEIDDALDDSDEDVILVESQDPPLSFSASPLPRRRARSQDQVLVIDSPDSSRAQSPSTSGGSGHKNDGSGNLRRARKRKHTIRCSYCGEEGHSKETCDNESNRAQVFENLIITLQELTHTEEEGPREAPGEQNDPSELQ, from the coding sequence ATGGCTAGCATCATCGCGCGCATGGCTCATAGCCGGCGGCAAAACGCCCCCTTGCCGCCCTGGGCCCATTCTATGCTGCGGTCCCTGGGGAGGAGTCTCGGTCCTTTAATGGCCAGCATGGCAGAGAGAAACATGAAGGTGTTCTCCGGGAGGGTGGTGCCAGCCCAGGGGGAAGAAACCTTTGAAAACTGGCTGATCCAAGTCAATGGGGCCCTACCCGATTGGAGTATGTCCGAGGAGGAAAAGCTCAAGCGCTTGCTGAAAACCCTCCGAGGCCCCGCCAGGGAGGTCATGCTTTTGCTCCAGGCGGCCAACCCCAACCTAAGTGTGGCAGATTTCTTGCGCGCGATGAAATTGGTGTTTGGGGAATCTGAAAGCAGTGTGTCCGCTCACGGTAAATTTTTTAACACCCTGCAGGCACAAGGGGAGAAAGCCTCCCTTTATGTGATCCGTTTAGAGGTGCAGCTCCAGAATGCTATTCAGGCAGGGATCATAGCTCAGAAAGATGCAAACCAGACTCGCCTGCACCAGCTCCTTTTAGGGGCCGAGCTGAACGGGGACCTGCGCTTTAGGCTGAAGCATCTTCTCAGGATGTATGCAAACGAGCAGGAGCGGCTCCCCAATTTCCTAGAGTTAATCAAGATGATAAGGGAGGAGGAGGATTGGGATGACACTTTTATTAAACAGAAACGGCCCAAAAGATCTGAGTCGATGGTGGAGAGGGCCACCAGCCCCGTGGCATGTCAGAGCTCCCCTCCGATAGTGGTGGACGGTGCTGACTGCAACGTGATAGAGATAGACGATGCCCTGGATGACTCAGATGAGGACGTGATCCTGGTAGAGTCTCAGGACCCTCCACTGTCCTTCTcagcttcccctctccccagacGCAGGGCCAGATCTCAGGATCAAGTGCTGGTCATTGATTCCCCGGACAGTTCCCGGGCTCAATCTCCTTCCACCAGTGGGGGTTCTGGGCACAAGAATGATGGCTCTGGGAATCTGCGTAGAGCCAGGAAGCGAAAACACACAATCCGCTGCTCATATTGCGGCGAGGAGGGCCACTCCAAGGAAACCTGTGACAATGAGAGCAACAGGGCCCAGGTGTTTGAGAATCTGATCATCACCCTGCAGGAGCTGACGCATACAGAGGAGGAGGGGCCGAGAGAGGCGCCTGGTGAACAAAATGACCCTTCTGAACTGCAGTGA